Proteins co-encoded in one Bos taurus isolate L1 Dominette 01449 registration number 42190680 breed Hereford chromosome X, ARS-UCD2.0, whole genome shotgun sequence genomic window:
- the ELK1 gene encoding ETS domain-containing protein Elk-1, translated as MDPSVTLWQFLLQLLREQGNGHIISWTSRDGGEFKLVDAEEVARLWGLRKNKTNMNYDKLSRALRYYYDKNIIRKVSGQKFVYKFVSYPEVAGCSTEDCPPQPEVSVTSTLANAGATAVHAIPGDTASGKPGTLKGAGMAGPGGLARSSRNDYMRSGLYSTFTIQSLQPQPPSHPRPSTVLPNTGPAGVAVPPSGSRSTSPNPLEACLEAEEAGLPLQVILTPPEAPNLKSEEPNMEPGLGRPLPPEVKVEEPKEELEAAASGEAGFVLEAVKAEPFEPKVDPEVPPAEGVPARLSAVAMETAAQAGSLTASTTPSTEIAQPQKGRKPRDLELPLSPSLLGGPGPERTPGSGTGSGLQAPGPALTPSLLPTHTLTPVLLTPSSLPPSIHFWSTLSPIAPRSPAKLSFQFPSSGSAQVHIPSISVDGLSTPVVLSPGPQKP; from the exons ATGGACCCTTCTGTGACGCTGTGGCAGtttctgctgcagctgctgagagAGCAAGGCAATGGCCACATCATCTCCTGGACCTCACGGGATGGCGGTGAGTTCAAGCTGGTGGACGCTGAGGAGGTGGCCCGGCTGTGGGGGCTGCGCAAGAATAAGACCAACATGAATTATGACAAGCTCAGCCGGGCCTTGCGGTACTATTATGACAAG AACATCATCCGCAAAGTGAGCGGCCAGAAGTTTGTCTACAAGTTTGTGTCCTACCCTGAGGTTGCAGGGTGCTCCACTGAGGACTGCCCGCCTCAGCCTGAGGTGTCTGTCACCTCCACTCTGGCAAATGCAGGCGCCACAGCTGTACACGCCATACCCGGGGACACTGCCTCTGGGAAGCCAGGCACACTCAAGGGTGCAGGAATGGCAGGCCCAGGCGGCTTGGCACGCAGCAGCCGAAATGATTACATGCGCTCAGGCCTCTATTCCACCTTCACCATCCAGTCCCTGCAGCCACAACCGCCCTCTCACCCTCGACCTTCCACAGTGCTCCCCAACACCGGCCCTGCAGGAGTAGCAGTGCCTCCCTCGGGGAGCAGGAGCACCAGTCCAAACCCCTTGGAGGCCTGCCTGGAGGCTGAGGAGGCTGGCCTGCCTCTGCAG GTCATCCTGACCCCACCCGAGGCCCCAAACCTTAAATCCGAAGAGCCAAATATGGAGCCTGGGTTAGGCCGGCCACTGCCCCCAGAAGTCAAAGTGGAAGAGCCCAAGGAAGAGTTAGAAGCTGCAGCCAGTGGGGAGGCGGGGTTTGTGCTGGAAGCCGTCAAGGCCGAGCCCTTTGAACCCAAAGTCGACCCAGAAGTCCCTCCAGCAGAGGGCGTGCCAGCCCGGCTGTCTGCTGTCGCAATGGAAACTGCGGCGCAGGCGGGCAGCCTCACGGCTTCCACAACACCCAGCACGGAGATCGCCCAGCCTCAGAAGGGCCGGAAGCCCCGGGACCTGGAGCTTCCACTCAGCCCGAGCCTGCTGGGTGGACCAGGACCCGAACGGACTCCGGGATCGGGAACTGGTTCAGGTCTACAGGCGCCAGGTCCAGCTCTGACGCCTTCCCTGCTACCTACGCACACATTG ACCCCGGTGCTGCTGACTCCCAGCTCGCTGCCCCCCAGCATTCACTTCTGGAGCACACTGAGTCCCATTGCACCCCGTAGCCCGGCCAAGCTCTCCTTCCAG TTTCCGTCCAGTGGCAGCGCCCAGGTGCACATCCCTTCCATCAGCGTGGATGGCCTCTCAACCCCCGTGGTGCTCTCCCCAGGGCCCCAGAAGCCATga
- the CFP gene encoding properdin precursor: MPAQAQALLLLLLLPLLLLTLPATGSDPVFCFAQYEESTGKCKDLLGRGVSVEDCCLNAGYAFQKPGSNLCMACRLPQWSPWSAWTPCSVTCTEGSQLRHRHCTGWGEQCFPEKVEPGTFQWQLQACEDQPCCPEMGGWSDWGPWAACSVTCSRGIKIRRRACNRPTPKCGGHCIGEAQESEPCDTKQVCPTHGAWAAWGPWGPCSGTCHGGPSAAVERRSRTCSAPEPSTQPPGNPCSGSPYEQRVCTGLPPCPVAGGWGPWGAVSPCPVTCGLGKIQEQRTCDHPVPQHGGPFCVGDGTRTHVCNTAVHCPVNGQWGLWGEWSNCIRPSIKQISCQEIPGQQTRSRICKGRKFDGQRCVGKQQDIRHCYNIQRCFLQGSWSEWSTWGLCIPPCGPNPIRTRQRLCQATLPKFSPTVTMVEGQGEKNVTFWGKPFVQCDVLQGQKVMVEEKRPCLHVPPCKEP; this comes from the exons ATGCCCGCCCAAGCacaggccctgctgctgctgctgctgctgccactgctgctgctcacCTTGCCAGCCACAG GCTCAGACCCTGTATTCTGCTTCGCCCAGTATGAGGAATCTACGGGCAAGTGCAAGGACCTCCTTGGGAGAGGGGTCAGCGTGGAAGACTGCTGTCTCAATGCTGGCTATGCCTTCCAGAAGCCTGGCAGCAATCTCTGTATGGCGTGCAG GCTCCCACAGTGGTCACCGTGGTCCGCATGGACCCCCTGCTCAGTGACCTGCACTGAGGGCTCCCAGTTGCGGCACCGGCACTGCACAGGCTGGGGTGAGCAATGCTTCCCCGAGAAGGTGGAGCCTGGAACCTTCCAGTGGCAGCTACAGGCCTGTGAGGACCAGCCATGCTGTCCTG AGATGGGTGGCTGGTCCGACTGGGGACCCTGGGCAGCTTGCTCTGTCACCTGCTCTAGAGGGATCAAGATTCGTCGTCGAGCATGTAATCGCCCCACCCCCAAGTGTGGGGGCCACTGCATAGGAGAGGCACAGGAGTCAGAGCCCTGTGACACCAAACAAGTCTGCCCCA CACATGGGGCCTGGGCTGCTTGGGGCCCCTGGGGCCCCTGCTCAGGCACCTGCCACGGTGGACCCAGTGCAGCTGTGGAGAGACGAAGCCGCACATGCTCTGCACCTGAGCCCTCCACACAGCCTCCTGGGAATCCCTGCTCAGGGTCACCCTATGAGCAGCGGGTCTGCACCGGCCTGCCACCTTGCCCAG TGGCTGGTGGCTGGGGGCCATGGGGTGCTGTGAGCCCCTGCCCTGTGACCTGCGGCCTGGGTAAGATCCAGGAACAACGGACATGTGATCACCCTGTGCCCCAGCATGGGGGCCCCTTCTGTGTCGGTGATGGCACCCGGACGCACGTCTGCAACACGGCTGTGCACTGCCCTG TGAATGGACAGTGGGGGCTCTGGGGGGAGTGGAGCAACTGCATCCGCCCAAGCATTAAACAGATCAGCTGCCAGGAGATCCCAGGCCAGCAGACACGCTCCAGGATCTGCAAGGGCCGCAAATTTGACGGACAGCGATGTGTTGGGAAACAGCAGGATATCCGGCACTGCTACAACATCCAGCGCTGCTTCT TGCAAGGCTCCTGGTCGGAGTGGAGTACCTGGGGGCTGTGCATACCCCCATGTGGACCCAACCCCATCCGCACCCGCCAGCGCCTCTGCCAGGCCACGCTCCCCAAGTTCTC GCCCACCGTTACCATGGTCGAAGGTCAGGGTGAGAAGAACGTGACCTTCTGGGGGAAACCGTTTGTACAGTGCGATGTGCTGCAGGGGCAGAAGGTGATGGTGGAGGAGAAACGGCCATGTCTACACGTGCCTCCCTGCAAAGAACCCTGA